CGACAGCGTGCTCTTCTGCCTGGGCCTGGCGAGCTCCCGCGGTCTCCGGGCGGAGAAACTGACGGACCTGATCAACCTGAACAGCGGGAGGAACACAGCGGAGGTTGCGATCCAGTTCTCGGACGGCAGCTCGGTTCGCCGCAGGATCAGGCGGACGGCGAGCGGCTACTACAGCTACCATTACCTGAACGACCGGCTCTGCAAGCAGTCGGACGTCACGGAGTTCCTCGCCCGGATCGGGATCAAGCCGGAAGGCTACAACGTGGTGATGCAGGGGGATATCACCCGCATCATGGAGATGAGCGATCTCGAGAGGCGGAAGATTCTGGATGAGATCGCCGGTGTGGCAGAGTTCGACGCAAAACGGGATCAGGCGATATCGGAGCTCGAGGTGGTGAGAGAGCGGATCGAGCGCGAGGAACTGCTGCTGCGGGAACTGACGGACAGGCTGGCAGATCTCGAACGGGAGCGGGAGAGGGCGATCGAGTACCGCTCCCTGCAGGACCAGCTGCGTCATTACGAGAGCTGCCGGGGTGCCGCCCGGCTCCGCGAGAAGACGCAGGAGCTCGGCACCATCGGAGCTCTGCTCGCCGAGCAGTCGAAGGCGCTCGGCGAGGCGGAGCGCTGGCGGGATACAAAGGAGAGCGAGCTCGCAGATCAGCGTGGGCGGTTGCAGCAGATCGACGAACAGATTCAGGAGAAGAGCGGACAGGAGTACCTGGCCCTGCTGGAACGGCTGGAGGGTGCGAAGAGCGCCATCAAGCTGGGCGAGCAGACCACCGCGCGTCTCGCGGAGGAGAAGGTGCGGAACCAGGAAGCCCTGGACCGAACCTACCTGGACAGCAAACGGGCGGAGGCGCGGGTGAAGGAGTGCACCGAAGCGATCCGCAACCTGGGCATCGACCGCGCGAATCTGGCGATGGAGCTTGCCACCCTGCGGGCTCAGGCGGAGAAGTGCGCGGAGGAGATGGACCGGAGCACGAAAGAGCAGGAGGACGCCCGGGATCAGCTCTTCCGCTGGATGGAGGAGATAGAGCAGCAGAAGTCGAGGAGGGCGGACCTCCTCCACGAGCAGGATGCACTGATCGAGCGGAGCCGACTGAGAACTTCCGAATCGGAGCGTCTGACCGCCCGGCTCCGCCAGATCGCCTCCGAGATCGAGGAGAAAGAGCGCCAGATCCAGGAGGCCGTACGGGTTCTCGCAGAGTGCGCGGCGCAGAAGGAGAGGATCGAGCGGGACATCTCCGCTTCGGAGCGCGCCCTGTTCGGCCAGAGGGCCAGCCAGGAGAGGCTACGAAAGGAGATCAAGGCCCGTGAGCAGGATCTGATGCGGCTGGAGGCCCAGGCGCAAGCCCGCGGCGAGGGGGAGAATCGAGCCATCGAGGCGGTCCTGGGGATGGAGGGCGTGCACGGAACCATCGCCCAGCTGGGTCGCGCTCCTCCGGAGTATGCCCTGGCGCTCGACGTCGCGGCCGGTGGGCGTCTCTCCAACGTGGTCGTCGATGATGACGAGGTTGCCGCATCGGCGATCCGCTTCCTGAAGGAGAGCAAGCTCGGGCGCGTCACGTTCCTGCCCCTGTCGAAGCTGAAGGCGGTCCCGCTCCCTCCTCTGCAGGAGAGGGGCGCGATCGACTATGCGGTGAACCTCCTGGAGTATGATAAAAGATACGATCCGGCGTTCCGGCTGGTGTTCGGCGCCACGGTGGTGATGGACACCCTGGACCATGCCCGCGCGCGGATCGGGAAGTACCGGATGGTTACCCTGGAAGGGGAGCTCCTGGAGAGGAGCGGTTCCATGAGCGGCGGCTACTATAAACAGCGCCGGGGGTTCGGGGTCGCCGTGGACGAGGAGATGAACCGCCTGAGGGCGGCGCTCGCCGCATCCAGCCAGGAGCTCCTGGAGTGCGAGCAGGCGATCTCCCGCCTGACTGCGGAGGTGGAGGATGGCAGGACGAAACGGACCGCCGTTGATGAGCAGATTGCGCGCCACCGCATTCTCGAGGAGGAGTACCGGCGGATCGCCGCGGCCCTGAGACGGGAGGAGGAGGAGCTCGGCACGGCGATCCGGACGCTGGACAGCGAGCGCAGCGGGGGTCCCGGGAGGCTCGCGGAGATCGAGGGGGTTCTCGAAGGGATCGGCGCAGCGATCGCCCGGCTCACCGCAGATATCGACGCCCTGAAGGCGAAGCTGGACGATACCCATCTCCCCGAGCTCGTGGAGAGGCTGGAGAAGCTTAAGAAGAGCATCGAGGAGATGGAGAGGCGCCTGCGCAACAAGGATTCCGATATCGCCGACATGCAGCGGGAGCGGCAGTACTTCGCGAAGAGGATGGAGGAGCTCAACGCGGACCGTGAGCGGCTGCAGGAGAGAAACCGCGCGATCGAGGGGGAGATCGCTGCCATAGCGGCTGAGATCGCTTCGCACAGGAGCGGGATCCGGGATCTCGAGGAACGGCAGAGATCGTTCTCCCGCGAGCTGGACGATCTCCGACGGATCAGGGATGAGACCCTGCATGCCATCCATGCATGCGAACAGGAGATTGCAGAGCAGAATGCCGCCATGGAGCGAACCCGCATCCAGATCGCCGCCCTGCGGGAGAGGGAGCGCACGGCGGAGGCCGAGGCGGAGATGCTCAGGATGCAGTGCGGGGAGGTTGCCACCGACCTCTCCCTCGCCGAGATCACCGAAGCCATCCGGAAGACGGAGCAGGCGATCCAGGCCATCGGCGCGGTCAACATGCTCGCTGTGGAGGAGTACGACAGAATCAGTGCCCGAATCGACGAGCGTTCGGAGAAGAAGGAGGTGCTGTCCCGCGAGAGGACCATGCTCATGGAGCGCATCGAGAAGTTCGAGCGGCTGAAGTTCGATGCCTTCATGACGGCATATCGCGCGATCGACGCGAACTTCCGCGAGATATTCGCGCGGCTCACGAGCGGCAGCGGCCATCTGGTCCTGGAGAACGAGGAGGATCCCTTCGCCGGGGGGCTCACCTTTGCCGTCCAGCCGAGGGACAAGAAGGTCCATCTGCTGTCGGCCCTCTCCGGCGGAGAGAAGTCGCTGACAACCCTCGCATTCATCTTCTCCATCCAGAAGTACATGCCGGCCCCCTTCTACGCGCTCGACGAGGTGGACATGTTCCTTGACGGCTCCAACGTGGAACGCATCGCGAGCATGCTCAAGGAGCTCTCGGCGCATGCCCAGTCTGTCGTCGTCTCTCTCCGCAAGCCCATGATCGAGCACGCGGAGAGGATCGTGGGTGTGACCCTCAATCCGGACAAGAGCACGCTCGTGACAGGAATCAGGCATGGATGAGGAGCCGATTGAGATCCTGGTCGGGATGGCCGAGCGCGGCGAGATCGATCCCTGGAATATCGATATCGTCGAGGTGACGGATCGGTTTCTCACCGAACTCGAGCGGCGCCGCCAGTTGGATCTTCGGATCTCCGGAAGGACGCTGTTCTTTGCTGCCACGCTGCTCCGCCTCAAGTCGGAGTACCTGGATGTCCCGGAGGAGCCGGATACTCCCATCGAGGCCGAGGAGGTGTGCGGCGGGGAGGTGGAGGAGTTCTCGTACGAGCCCGGCGGTTACCATACTCCGATCGAAAGGCTCGAGCAGGAGATCAGGCGGAGACTCTCGCGGAAGAGCTACCGCAAGCGACCGGTCACGCTGTACGAACTGATCAAGCTGCTGAAGACCGCCGAGAAGGAGGAGCGGAGGAGACACCGTGCCCGGGCGATCCCGAGAGAGAGCTTGGTTACGACGGAGGATGTCGTTGCGACCGCTCACAGCGAAGACTACCGCGAGTCTTCCGCGCGCGTGATGCAGACCTGCGAGACACTCTTTCGCCGCGAGGGGGATCTCACTCTTTCGGGGCTCTCGGAGAACCTCGGATGGAGCATCACCGACGTATACATCCCTCTTCTTTTCCTTAACCTGGAGGGAAAACTCGCGCTCTGCCAGGATGCCTTCTACTCGGATCTGACCATCCGAAGGGTTGACGCGGACCGATAGCAATGCTTATCTGGTGTCCCGACTGAAAAATATAGGCACTTTGCGCATCATGTGCACAATCGGGATGTTCTCCGAACGGCAGATTCCTTCGTATCTGCCGTTCGCCGGGCGTCTCCATGATGGCGTGATGGCGATGCACCGTCTCCGGTGCATTCTGCAAAACTATATATGCAGGGCGAGCCCATAATAATGAGTCGTTCTGACATATGCGGAACCCGAGGAGATCCGATGGAACACTCGGGTTCCGGAAATATTCGCCGCAACGGAAATTTTTTCCGTGACGGGAACATGCAAAAGGTTATATATGATGAAGATCAACATGTATGTTCCCTATGCTCAGATGGAGAACCAACGATCCCGGCGGGACCGGTGTTGGTTCTGACGTTGGTACTGGCAATGCGGAAATCTATTTGACAACCGCTAGTTCCTTTCACAAGTTGACAGATGGATAGTGTGCCTACTTCAATTCTGGTTGATCCTGCCAGAGGTCACTGCTATCGGGGTTCGACTAAGCCATGCAAGTCGAGAGGGGAAAGCCCTCGGCGAACTGCTCAGTAACACGTGGACAACCTGCCCTAAGGAGGAGGATAATCCCGGGAAACTGGGGATAATACTCCATAGTCTAGGGAAGCTGGAATGCTCCCTAGTCCAAAGCTCCGGCGCCTTAGGATGGGTCTGCGGCTGATTAGGTTGTTGTTGGGGTAACGGCCCAACAAGCCAGTAATCAGTACGGGTTGTGAGAGCAAGAGCCCGGAGATGGATTCTGAGACATGAATCCAGGCCCTACGGGGCGCAGCAGGCGCGAAAACTTTACAATGCGGGAAACCGTGATAAGGGAACCCCGAGTGCCTGTACATACAGGCTGTTCAGGTGTCCAAAACGCACCTGGAGAAAGGGCCGGGCAAGACCGGTGCCAGCCGCCGCGGTAATACCGGCGGCTCGAGTGGTGGCCACTATTACTGGGCTTAAAGCGTTCGTAGCTGGGTTGTTAAGTCTCTTGGGAAATCCAACGGCTCAACCGTTGGGCGTCTAAGGGATACTGGCAACCTAGGGACCGGGAGAGGTGAGGGGTACTCCGGGGGTAGGAGTGAAATCCTGTAATCCTCGGGGGACCACCGGTGGCGAAGGCGCCTCACCATAACGGCTCCGACAGTGAGGGACGAAAGCTGGGGGAGCAAACCGGATTAGATACCCGGGTAGTCCCAGCTGTAAACGATGCGCGTTAGGTGTCTCGGTGACCACGAGTTACCGAGGTGCCGAAGGGAAACCGTGAAACGTGCCGCCTGGGAAGTACGGTCGCAAGGCTGAAACTTAAAGGAATTGGCGGGGGAGCACCACAACGGGTGGAGCCTGCGGTTTAATTGGACTCAACGCCGGGAAGCTCACCGGGTAAGACAGCGGGATGATGGTCGGGCTGAAGACTCTACTTGACCAGCTGAGAGGAGGTGCATGGCCGTCGTCAGTTCGTACTGTGAAGCATCCTGTTAAGTCAGGCAACGAGCGAGACCCACGCCAACAGTTGCCAGCATGTCCTCCGGGATGATGGGGACACTGTTGGGACCGCCTCTGCTAAAGAGGAGGAAGGAATGGGCAACGGTAGGTCAGCATGCCCCGAATTACCCGGGCTACACGCGGGCTACAATGGGCAGGACAATGGGCATCGACACCGAGAGGTGAAGGCAATCTCCTAAACCTGTCCGTAGTTCGGATTGTGGGCTGCAACTCGCCCACATGAAGCTGGAATCCGTAGTAATCGCGTCTCAAAATGGCGCGGTGAATATGTCCCTGCTCCTTGCACACACCGCCCGTCAAACCACCCGAGTGGGGTCTGGATGAGGCTGCGGTACTCGCCGCAGTCGAATCCAGGTTCCGCAAGGGGGGTTAAGTCGTAACAAGGTAGCCGTAGGGGAATCTGCGGCTGGATCACCTCCTAACGAAGCAAGGGAAGAAGCGGTTGTCAGATAGAACGTATAATTGCCGGTGCCAGCAGGAGGATTGGGCTTATAGCTCAGCTGGAAGAGCGCGGCCTTTGCGAGGCCGAGGCCGGGGGTTCAAATCCCCCTGAGTCCACTTCCCATGGAGGGGCAAACCTTCATGGGAATGCATGCCCTAGGGTATAGGGCAATGCGTTCGATGCACCTGGAGATGCAAATCTCCAGCGAAGGGCTGAAGGTCATGGACCTTACGACGCCGTGTATAGGTGTGCACTCTGGACGTTAAATGGGTTCAGCGGTAGTGGCACGTATGCCTGCCAGGGGATGGCTGGGTTCGAGAGCCGAAGAAGGGCGTGCCAAGCAGCGATATGCCCCGGGGAGGCGCAAGGAGCCTTTGATCCGGGGATTCCCCAATGGGACATCCCAGCACTTCGGTGTTGATCCGTGCAGGATCGGGAACGCCCCGAATTGAAACATCTTAGTAGGGGCAGGAGAAGAAATCACTTCCGAGATGTCGTGAGTAAAGGCGATCGAAAGCGACACAGTTCAAACCGAATCCCGAAAGGGAGATGTGGTGTTGCAAGCCCGCCGTAACGATCCCCTTCCGCGAAGCAGAAGTCTTCTGGAACGGAGCACCAGAGAGGGTGATAGTCCCGTACGCGTAAGCGGAGAGGATCGGGCGGTGTCTTGAGTACCGCGGGTTGGAATTCTCGCGGGAATCTGGGAGACATCAACTTCCAAAACTAAATACTCCTCGAAACCGATAGCGCACTAGTAGCGTGAGCGAAAGCTGAAAAGAATCCCTGAAAAGGATGTCAAAAGAGCCTGAAATTGGCAGGTGATCGCGTGTTGCGGCGTGAAAGGATCTTCCGCGCGAAGGAAACCGCCGCGAGGCGGCAGTACGAGCGCGGTTGCCGACGTCGCAACGTACGTTTTGAAGAACGGGCCAGAGAGTTTGTTCTGTTGGCAAGGTTAACCTGTCAAGGGGGAGCCGAAGGGAAACCAACAGGTCCGTAGCCTTCGGGCATGGGACGGCGTACGAAAAGTGCGCGGAGTCAGCAGAGCAAGACCCGGAACCTAGTGATCTATGCGTGGGCAGGTCGAAGCGTAACGAAAGTTGCGTGGAGGACCGCAAACGGTGTTGATATGCAAATCACTCGCGTGACCTGCGTATAGGAGTGAAAGATTAATCGAACTGGGAAACAGCTGGTTCCTCCCGAAACATGCCGCAGCATGACCTGGCTGGAGATAGATGGTGAGGTAGAGCACTGATTGGGGGAGCTGGGGGAGAAATCCCTCACCCCCCTGTCAAACTCCAAACTCCCCATCGTCGAAGAAGGCCGGCAGTCCGGACTACGGGGTAAGCTTGCAGTCCGTAAGGGAGACAACCCAGACTGTGGTTAATGTCCCCGAATGTAGGCTCAGTGTAAACACAAGAAAGGCGTCCTAAGCCAAAGACAACTGGGAGGTGAGCTTAGAAGCAGCTATCCTTCAAAAAGTGCGTAACAGCTTACCAGTCGAGGTTTAGGGCACTGAAAATGGACGGGGCTCAAGCCTACTACAGAGACCACAGACCACCGCAAGGTGATGGCGTAGGGAGGCGTCCTGCATGGGCGGAAGCTGGGGCGTAAGTTCCAGTGGACCGTGTGGGAATGAGAATTCTGGCAACAGTAGAAGCATAGTTGGGTGAGAATCCCAACCGCCGCAGGGGCCAGGTTTCCTCGGCAACGTTCGTCGGCCAAGGGTTAGTCGGTCCTAAGCTGTGCCGTAACTCGAGCACAGCGAAAGGGAAACAGGTTAATATTCCTGTACCGTCCAGCTGAAGCGTAACAGCCCTGACGCTTCGGGATATGCCGGGCGGGGTCGTCGCCCCGT
This portion of the Methanomicrobiales archaeon genome encodes:
- the smc gene encoding chromosome segregation protein SMC, coding for MHITQLEIDNFKSFGKKTKIPFFEGFTVISGPNGSGKSNIIDSVLFCLGLASSRGLRAEKLTDLINLNSGRNTAEVAIQFSDGSSVRRRIRRTASGYYSYHYLNDRLCKQSDVTEFLARIGIKPEGYNVVMQGDITRIMEMSDLERRKILDEIAGVAEFDAKRDQAISELEVVRERIEREELLLRELTDRLADLERERERAIEYRSLQDQLRHYESCRGAARLREKTQELGTIGALLAEQSKALGEAERWRDTKESELADQRGRLQQIDEQIQEKSGQEYLALLERLEGAKSAIKLGEQTTARLAEEKVRNQEALDRTYLDSKRAEARVKECTEAIRNLGIDRANLAMELATLRAQAEKCAEEMDRSTKEQEDARDQLFRWMEEIEQQKSRRADLLHEQDALIERSRLRTSESERLTARLRQIASEIEEKERQIQEAVRVLAECAAQKERIERDISASERALFGQRASQERLRKEIKAREQDLMRLEAQAQARGEGENRAIEAVLGMEGVHGTIAQLGRAPPEYALALDVAAGGRLSNVVVDDDEVAASAIRFLKESKLGRVTFLPLSKLKAVPLPPLQERGAIDYAVNLLEYDKRYDPAFRLVFGATVVMDTLDHARARIGKYRMVTLEGELLERSGSMSGGYYKQRRGFGVAVDEEMNRLRAALAASSQELLECEQAISRLTAEVEDGRTKRTAVDEQIARHRILEEEYRRIAAALRREEEELGTAIRTLDSERSGGPGRLAEIEGVLEGIGAAIARLTADIDALKAKLDDTHLPELVERLEKLKKSIEEMERRLRNKDSDIADMQRERQYFAKRMEELNADRERLQERNRAIEGEIAAIAAEIASHRSGIRDLEERQRSFSRELDDLRRIRDETLHAIHACEQEIAEQNAAMERTRIQIAALRERERTAEAEAEMLRMQCGEVATDLSLAEITEAIRKTEQAIQAIGAVNMLAVEEYDRISARIDERSEKKEVLSRERTMLMERIEKFERLKFDAFMTAYRAIDANFREIFARLTSGSGHLVLENEEDPFAGGLTFAVQPRDKKVHLLSALSGGEKSLTTLAFIFSIQKYMPAPFYALDEVDMFLDGSNVERIASMLKELSAHAQSVVVSLRKPMIEHAERIVGVTLNPDKSTLVTGIRHG
- a CDS encoding segregation/condensation protein A; the protein is MDEEPIEILVGMAERGEIDPWNIDIVEVTDRFLTELERRRQLDLRISGRTLFFAATLLRLKSEYLDVPEEPDTPIEAEEVCGGEVEEFSYEPGGYHTPIERLEQEIRRRLSRKSYRKRPVTLYELIKLLKTAEKEERRRHRARAIPRESLVTTEDVVATAHSEDYRESSARVMQTCETLFRREGDLTLSGLSENLGWSITDVYIPLLFLNLEGKLALCQDAFYSDLTIRRVDADR